The Cyclobacterium amurskyense genome contains the following window.
ACTTGTAGGCTTGACTAATATGTATTTATTTTGGCCATCTTTAAAAACGAAACACTATGGACCTATCAGAATTCAAGGCCAGCATTCAGAAAGGGCAAATTCCAGATGGCTTGACAGTATACCTGCATGCATTGTGGTTGGATGGTAAAGGGGATTGGAATAAGGCCCACTCATTAATAGATCATCTGGAGGATGCAGATGCCGCATTCTTGCATGCTTACCTTCACAGGAAAGAAGGAGATTTGGGAAATGCATCTTACTGGTACCGAAGAGCTGGTAAAACCAAACCGAACATAGGTTTAGTAGAAGAATGGGAACAAATGGTTTTGTACTTTTTAGAAAAAATGAAGGAATAAAGAACTTTATTTTTCTATAGGTAAACTTTTGTTTGCCTTTTTTATGTTACCCAATAATAGTGAAATTCAACATAGAATTAAATAATGAAAATAGCGTTAATTGCCCATGATGGGAAAAAAGCTGATATGGTCCATTTTATTGGTGGATCAAAACAAGCATTAGAAGGAATTACCCTTGTAGCGACAGGTACTACAGGTTCTCATATAGAAAAAGCAGGATTTGAAGTTGAAAAATTACTTTCGGGACCTTTAGGTGGGGATGCTCAAATAGGAGCAATGGTTGCTCAAAAAGAGTTGGATATGGTGATTTTCTTTAGGGATCCGTTAGGTAAACACCCTCATGAACCTGATGTGCAAATGTTAATGCGAATTTGTGATGTTCATAACGTTCCATTGGCAACCAACCTGGCCGCTGCTGAGCTGATGATAAAATATTTCGAAAGATAATTAATGAATTTTTAGGATAATAACATGCAAGACCAACCTATTAACATAAAAAAAATCGGAGTACTAACCTCAGGAGGGGATGCTCCAGGTATGAATGCTGCCATTCGTGCCGTGGTACGTGCAGGATTTTATTATAATCTAGAGGTATATGGGATATACCGTGGCTATGAAGGGATGATCAATGATGATATCAGAAAACTAGATAGCAGATCCATTGCGCATGTCCTAGAACGAGGTGGAACTTTTTTGAAATCAGCACGAAGTCTGGAATTCCGTACCCCTGAAGGTAGAAAAAAGGCTTATGATAACCTCAAAAGCCATGGCATTGATGCCTTGGTAGTAATTGGGGGGGATGGC
Protein-coding sequences here:
- a CDS encoding methylglyoxal synthase, yielding MKIALIAHDGKKADMVHFIGGSKQALEGITLVATGTTGSHIEKAGFEVEKLLSGPLGGDAQIGAMVAQKELDMVIFFRDPLGKHPHEPDVQMLMRICDVHNVPLATNLAAAELMIKYFER